The following proteins come from a genomic window of Anopheles ziemanni chromosome 3, idAnoZiCoDA_A2_x.2, whole genome shotgun sequence:
- the LOC131284428 gene encoding BTB/POZ domain-containing protein KCTD5-like gives MEDSKWVTLNVGGVIFTTTRSTLTSREPNSMLARMFNTNQPIKSDRDAQGAYLIDRNHGFLVYDKHISLAGLSMEAKFYGFHGIMGLIEEEKRKEIARLKRFLPHYAFPEWQ, from the coding sequence ATGGAAGACTCGAAGTGGGTTACCCTCAACGTTGGAGGCGTGATTTTCACGACCACCCGCTCTACGCTGACTTCCCGTGAACCGAATAGCATGCTGGCCAGGATGTTTAATACCAATCAGCCTATCAAATCGGATCGCGATGCGCAGGGAGCATACCTCATAGATCGTAATCACGGATTCCTTGTTTACGACAAGCACATTAGTCTTGCCGGTTTATCCATGGAGGCTAAGTTTTATGGCTTTCATGGCATAATGGGGCTCATCGAAGAGGAGAAGCGGAAGGAAATCGCACGCCTGAAACGATTTCTGCCGCATTATGCTTTCCCTGAGTGGCAGTAG
- the LOC131284429 gene encoding uncharacterized protein LOC131284429 encodes MDKTDFRKKRQQDKFHKKAPPQKPNKQPAGPPKTSEVQHTAPLIVCDQRYGKRQLQQNWTEDRDRPCDDSESEDEQLNAADFETLLSVPPSTSGHFLLSSEKHWLAPETGLIGDDHKNRFSEYFRIDTKLLNASLKCIPFYERHGYDQGLFNADELNLMRQKAEIQTSTYNTLTKRQDTHSEMDVVKPSKPVPCLVGKNALPKAGSEQPKSIDRPIVNPSQRPEGAPTVGVEARIADLTIDASPIVKTMPASPSSSSVPRKPIHTAPPTGKETKEDIQQWLDDILDI; translated from the exons ATGGATAAAACAGACTTTCGG AAAAAACGCCAGCAAGATAAGTTTCACAAAAAAGCTCCCCCGCAAAAGCCGAACAAGCAACCAGCAGGTCCACCTAAAACGAGTGAAGTACAGCATACAGCTCCACTTATCGTCTGTGATCAACGTTATGGTAAACGACAACTCCAACAGAACTGGACTGAAGATCGCGATCGACCGTGTGACGATAGTGAGTCGGAGGACGAACAACTGAATGCGGCGGACTTTGAAACGTTGCTCTCGGTTCCTCCTTCAACAAGTGGGCATTTTTTGCTGAGCTCCGAGAAACATTGGCTCGCACCGGAAACAGGTCTGATTGGAGATGATCATAAAAATCGCTTCAGTGAATACTTTCGCATTGATACGAAGCTATTGAACGCCAGTCTGAAGTGCATACCATTCTACGAACGGCATGGCTACGACCAAGGCCTTTTCAACGCTGATGAGTTAAATTTAATGCGACAAAAAGCCGAAATTCAAACATCCACTTATAACACGCTGACTAAAAGGCAGGATACCCATTCCGAGATGGACGTCGTGAAACCATCCAAGCCAGTGCCATGCTTAGTTGGGAAAAATGCCCTTCCAAAGGCTGGCTCCGAGCAACCAAAATCAATCGACCGTCCAATTGTGAATCCTTCCCAACGGCCCGAGGGAGCGCCAACGGTTGGAGTAGAAGCTAGAATCGCTGATCTTACAATTGATGCTTCTCCTATCGTTAAAACGATGCCAGCTTCCCCATCAAGCTCAAGTGTACCTAGAAAACCGATACACACAGCACCACCGACGggtaaagaaacaaaagaggATATTCAACAATGGTTGGATGATATTTTAGATATTTGA
- the LOC131286538 gene encoding cytoplasmic 60S subunit biogenesis factor ZNF622 — MSSFTCLNCGVRFATAEMQREHYKTHWHRYNLKRKLAELPPVTIEEFEKRVNQQKSDDAAAQEDQSVYCKACRKVFKSKNAHDNHLDSKKHQENLKRFIEQSASSLAASSKDAMETEVEVTVKSTRAASRAAAAAAEAEAAGDAEMEGDSDEWEDVEFDNPIENNDCIFCPQHSEDLIGNIKHMSLAHSFFIPDAEFCVDVEGLLNYLAEKVCRDYICLWCNERGRTFYSIDAVRKHMTEKGHCKMLHEGAALAEYVDFFDYSSSYPDHEDGMDVDAELETPTSLDGDEYQLVLPSGNVIGHRSLLRYYKQRINPNRAVVVKKSTQKLHKVLAQYRSLGWTSTQQEAAARNARDMHVMKRQQAKLMQKVGVKANKLQHHYRPQVNF, encoded by the coding sequence ATGTCTAGTTTCACTTGTTTAAATTGTGGCGTTCGATTTGCCACTGCCGAGATGCAGCGGGAGCACTACAAAACTCACTGGCACCGGTACAATCTGAAGCGCAAACTTGCCGAGCTGCCGCCTGTAACGATAGAGGAGTTCGAAAAGCGGGTGAATCAGCAAAAATCAGACGACGCGGCAGCCCAAGAGGATCAGTCCGTCTACTGCAAAGCGTGCCGGAAGGTGTTCAAGTCAAAGAATGCCCACGACAACCATTTGGACAGCAAAAAGCATCAGGAGAACTTGAAGCGGTTCATCGAACAGAGTGCCAGCAGTCTGGCCGCATCGTCAAAAGATGCGATGGAAACTGAGGTGGAAGTTACCGTGAAATCGACGCGGGCAGCCTCCCGAgcagccgctgccgccgctgaGGCCGAAGCAGCAGGCGATGCCGAAATGGAAGGAGACTCCGACGAGTGGGAAGACGTGGAGTTTGACAATCCGATCGAGAACAACGACTGTATCTTCTGTCCGCAGCACAGCGAGGATTTAATTGGAAACATCAAGCACATGTCGTTGGCTCATTCCTTTTTCATTCCGGACGCCGAGTTCTGCGTCGACGTAGAAGGATTGCTTAACTATCTGGCGGAAAAAGTTTGCCGGGATTACATCTGTCTGTGGTGTAACGAGCGCGGACGAACGTTCTACTCGATTGATGCAGTTCGCAAGCATATGACTGAGAAAGGGCATTGCAAGATGCTGCACGAGGGAGCTGCGCTAGCAGAATATGTTGACTTCTTCGACTACAGTAGTAGCTACCCGGATCACGAGGATGGCATGGATGTGGACGCGGAACTGGAAACACCGACCTCGCTCGACGGCGACGAGTATCAGCTTGTGCTTCCCTCCGGTAACGTGATAGGCCACCGTTCCCTTCTGCGATACTACAAGCAACGCATCAATCCGAATCGGGCAGTCGTGGTAAAGAAATCGACCCAGAAGCTGCACAAGGTGCTAGCTCAGTATCGGTCGCTCGGGTGGACGTCTACCCAGCAGGAAGCAGCGGCACGAAATGCTCGCGATATGCACGTCATGAAACGGCAGCAGGCGAAACTGATGCAAAAGGTTGGGGTAAAGGCAAACAAACTGCAGCATCACTATCGTCCGCAAGTAAATTTCTAA